DNA sequence from the Candidatus Bathyarchaeota archaeon genome:
CCATGATTCGTATTTTGAATTTAGTCTGACAAGATGTGTAGTAATATCTTTACGAGACAGATCACACATGTCAAACATTTTCAGTTCAACACTTTTCAATTCATTCGGAACAATTGGCTTCATTTCATAAACCGGAATTGCTTCGGTTGAAATTGAATCTGTGAATTCAATATCGTTATCGTTCCATAATGGAGAGCAACCATGTCCTACTGCAAAGGTCTTTTTCTTCCTGAATAACAGGAGATTTGACTTCTCATCGTCCTTATCTGTTTTTGATGCGGCAGCTTTGTATTGGCAGAAGCATTTTTCACTGGAACTTACTGAAAATGAAACCTGAAAAAAGCAATCTTCATTTCTGATGTTTTCTGTGCCTCCAGTATTCTGATTAATCAGAGTAAAAGTAAGAAGATGAATGTTCTTGCCGTTCTCATTTTCATGAGTTCTGTTACGTATATTCAGTTTGAGATTTGTTTCTTTTCCGTTTTTGTCATAAAGATGCTTGTCTGTGGTTTTTCCTGATTGTGTTGGTATTTCACCCGTATTCAGAATAAATTCCTGGTCAAGTGATATTCTGAAGAATGCTTTTCTTGTAATTGCATTTCCATCTTCCTTCAGGTAACTGTAATCTCTGATTTCATAAACTCCAGCTTTGACTTTAACAGAAAAACCATCTTTGGGAATTCTGGAAAAGCAACTGAAACCCATTGCCGATGGAAGAAAAGAGTTGGCTAGACCGATTTCTTCTTCAAAGTCTTCTGCCATGTCAACAGGGGCATTACTGTCATCTGCTTTTACAGGGTCATCAACTTCTTTTTTTTCATTTTCGGGGTTTTCTAAAATGCTTTCTTCCTCAGAAGAGGTAAAATCTAGTTTTTCAATAGTAGCGGATCGTGGGAATAATGCACCTGCCCCATAACGTAATCTAGGTGGCTCGTTCAGTAAAATTTCTTCTCCGTTATCCTGTACGTGTGGCTTTACAGGGTCGGGACCTATTAATTCCTTGTATAAGAATTTCAGAATGTCTTCTCTCACATCAACTGAGCTTTCGTTTTAGAATTTCCCTGTATTCATTTCTCATTGCCTCGGAAATGAAAAGTATCAAACCATATCTTGCCCTACTCATGGCTATATACAACAATGACCTGGCAATTTCGCTTGATAAATCTTCAATGTCAGTTATCAGAACATAATTGCTCTCCATGCCTTTGTATGATTGAACTGTTGCAAATCCATAAAATGGCTGTTCCGGAGAAATTTCTCTGTTGTTTTTTATTTCTCTGATTGTAAACCCCGGGACAGAATCAACACAAGAGCTTTCAAATTTTCTTGGGGAGATAATCACTGATTCACTATTGGGGAGTCTGTTTTTTTTAAGCTTTTGAAGTTGTTCTGCAAGTAAACTTTTCTGATGTGCTTCATCAGTATAAAAAAAGTACTCAACAGGGATTCCCTCAAGGTGTTCCAGTAAAAATGGTGGCATTTCAAATCCTGACATCAGTGATGTTTCTTCACCAACCTGCTTTGTATTACGGCAATTAATTTTCAGAAGAAAGTTTGTGTGCTGGCCATATTCTTTCAGCAGATTAACCATCTCTGTCTTTGAAACCTGTGCATATATTGCCTGCCTTTCAAAGTCACCGTAAATTTCCCAGGAGCCATTTGACAAGCCTCCAGATACCATTGAATCAAACAAGCTCAGATAGTCCTCTCTGATTAAATCCTGACCTTCATCAACTATCAGCTTGTCAAATTTTTTACTAATCCCTTTTTGATAAATATCTTTTAACAACAGAGGTAAATACTTCCTGTAAAAATCTTGTCTGCTGCTTTGTGTTTTATCATAATCAAAACCTTTTGATTGCTCAAACAGGAAGCTATGCAAACTTGAAACCGTAATTCTGTCATTCCATTCTTCAATCTGTTTTTGCATCCATTCTCCAATTAAACGGTTAAAACAGGTGAGAAAAACAGTTTTGCCTTCTGCGGCAGCTCTTATTGCCGATTCAATCGCAATCATCGTTTTTCCGGTGCCAGCACTTCCCTGTATAACACTTCGTTCATTCAGCTGAATTGAATCGAGTATCCGGTATTGTTCTTCAGTATATTTTTTTACTTCTTTATCAAACTCAGCCAATCTTTCTTTTACAGTACGCACTCTTTCAAAATCTCCTCTCAGAAAATCACATAGCAGATTCAAATCGTTTGCATCTGGTAATGATTCTTCTTCAGAAAACCATTTTTGATTTTTGTGTTTGTTAGTAATCTGTATTGTAAGATTTTGAAAGAAGTTTTCTAATCCCTTATTGATTGAATCTTTGTCAAGAATCTGCCATTGCTCATATTCTATACTATGTTTGTTAAAACTAATATGAGGGAAAGCACACAGAAAACCGTATAAAATCTTTGTAAACCTGTGCCCTTTCCCAAATTCCTTTCCAATTGCAGAACGTAGAGAGAACATGGCATCTCTTGCCTGGTTGAATGGTCCTACATTGCTGGTATTTGCAGCATTATATCTGTTGGTGTAATGCCAGACACCATCAATACATTTTACATCTCCACCTTTTACTTCCATTATAAAAATTCCACCTTGTGGAATCATAATCAAAAAATCTATTTCACCATACAAACGGACAGTGTGCTGAGACAAGTTAAGTGAATGAAGGATAATCCAGTCAGCGGTGAACTGACTGTTTTTGAAAATGTCAAACAGGATTTTCTCACCTGCGCTTTTACAGCTCTTGTCAATATATGGTGGTAAGAGCTTTACCATTATATGGTTTCTTTTTCAATTAGTCTGTTAACAAACCGAATATCAATTTCTTCCCAGTTATTGGAAATACTACCAACCTTCAGAATCGTTACGCTCCCTAAACCTTCAATTTCAACTTTTGAGTTGATAAGAGATTCATCGATTATGTTATGGATTTGTGATTTAATCTGGTTTGAAATATAATCAGAAGCTTTCATTCTCCAACCTACCATCTTTCTGATTGAATCTCTGACTTTAGAAATATTATCAAGCAATTCCTGCGAATTTGTTACTATAGCAATGCTGATTAAATCAGAGTCATCATTTGGACCTATTCTGTTTTCATCCTGTAACCATGTTCTAATTGTCACCTCATGCTTCTTACAATCATTATTTCTTAACTCATCAACAAGTTTCTTGAAATCATTTTCTTCTCTGGCAACATATTCTTTTAACAAATTTTTCCATAAGTCAGTCCATTTCTTAACTGCTGCTAAATTCTGTCTGTTTGTACTCTTCTCAACTAATTCAACCAGAATATCTCTGTCTGTACTTATAAATGCAATAATATCACCTGGTTTAAGTGATTCAACTTTTCTTCTGGATATATCTGCCTTCTTCCCCTGTTTTTCAAGTAATTCATTAATGACCAGGAATCTATGTGATTCGGTTGAATAGATAAAAAAAGCGCCTTCAAAAACTATCCTTTTTGCTTTAATGCTATCAAGAAGACTTCCTTTTGCAGAATATTTTGAATACAGTGCGCTATCAAGTTTCAGTTCAAAATCCGAAACATCAAACGAAATTTCATAACCTGCCTTAACCACTTCATCGCCATTATAAAGATCGTCAAACCCATTTCTCGTTTTAGAACCGGGTTCTGAACGGATACCATTAATATTAATTGTTGTTTTAATGTTTTCACAGTACCTGCGGTTCCTCCTTTGAAGTGAATTATAATATTTATTCTCGAATTGATAAAACAGTACAGTCAATTCCGAAAAAAGAAAAGATGAAATTATTCTATTAACATTTGTATACTTAGGCCACCCGGTGAGAAGTGCTATCTGCGGTCTGCCGGAAAGTAGTTTGTCGTTCACATCGGCTACAGATATTATCTTAGGTTTGCAGGAGTTATCAGTAAAAGAAGAAGCCAATGTCTTTGCTTCTTCTTCAGTTGAACATATAATGTATTCGTAATGTTTTGAGTTTAAAAGCGTTTTTAACCTGATGCACTTTTCAGATGGACTTACTGCAAATCTTTCAGCCACAGATTTGAGAAGTGAGATGCTTTCTTCAATTAAATTCTGCGAATCGCCCAACCAGATTCTACAATCGTAGAACGAGCTTTCAATCTTGTTGATTTTATCCTTTAAAACTGAAATTTCTACTTCTGATAATATGTGTGAAATTCTTGAAATATGATTGGTTATTTGAATAAGTGAAACTTTGAGAATACTCAGGTCACTGTTCGAATCATCTTTTTCAATAGAATGAATTTTCTGAGTGATTGCTTCCAAATCTTCATCAATACATATTTCTTTCACCACATTGAACGCAAGGTATTTATCAATTTTTTTTTCAAACGAATAAAAAGGTGATAGTTTCGTTATTTGTTCCAGGTGTAATTTCTCTTTAGTGAAATTGAAAAACTCAAAACCAAATTTGCCAATACTTTCAAACTTCTCTATCTCAGATAAGTCTGTAATAAGTATTGTATGAATATTTTTAGCATCGATATCCGAAAAATCAGTTCCTCTTTCATAAATGGAATTAAAACCATCAATAATAATTTTAGAGATTGTTTTTGAATGTGTCAGGTACAAAGAAAGATTTGAAAGATTAGAGGAAATTAGAAGAGTGTTTGTAAAATCTACTTCTCCGCTTTCATCTATTTTACTGTATTTAAAATACTCTTCAATATAAGAACCATTTAATGAAATATTAGATATTGAGTTTTCAAATGAAATGATCTTACTCACTAAACAAATAGAATTCTTCTGAAAAAGTTTATTATCATAAGATTTTATTCCTAGTATTTCATCTATTGGCTTTCTATTTGTATTGTTGAGAGCTTCAATTACTCTTTTATAACTAGACAATGCTTTTCGATTTGGCGGCGCAGGTTGAATTTTTGATATGTTTTTAATATCAACTGTTATGGTATCTACTTCATTGTATTCTTTATGTCTGAAAACAAAGCCTTCATGTTTTTTCCCAATCCATTCAACAACGGCATCGTTATTTAAAATAATCCAATCACCTTTCTTATAAGTTTCTAATGCCTCTGCTATCTCATTTTTGAATTGTTTATAATCTGATTCAATCTGAAATAAAACATAAGGAAGTGTAAGCCATTGTGCAACATTTTCCTTTGAAGGAAAAACCAAACATAGTTTGTTTTTTGTATTACATGCAAAAAATCTAGAAATTAGTTTAAGTGAATCTATCAACGACAATGGAAGTGAGAAGGCTTCATTTTGTCCAATAAAAGAATATTTCAGTTTTTGGATTAAATCATCATCCATTTTAGTTCACTTCTCTGTTGATTTAGCTTTTTGACAAAAGATATTTCAAGGATGTGGCAATTTTTCCAGCCATTAGTGGTGGAACAGCATTCCCGATTTGCCTGAACGCAGCTGTCCGGTTATGACCCTCTTTGACTCCTTCAAAATAATAGCTGTCAGGGAAGGACTGCAGGCGGGCTGCCTCACGCACGCTTATTGAGCGATTCTGGTTGATGTCTGGATGGATATAATAATGACCATCCTTTGAAATATGAGCAACAACTGTCTGTGACCTGCTCAGTTCCCGGGCAACCACCTTGAAACGGTCAACAAAAGAATGCCGGTTTTTGTGGCTTTTCAGGTCATCAGGCAGATCATTGTAATCAAGCCTTTCCCTGCCTTCATTCCATTTGTTTACGGCAAAACGATATATCTGTTTATCCTGTTCCGTATGCGGCCGGGTAATATGCTGGGTAAGAATATCTTTCCCGTTTCTGATCATCATGGCAGAGAGATATTCATTGGTCCCGGTTTTGTATTCTATGCCTTTATCATAATCCTGTCCGGCACTTATTTCAGGCAGATCACTGAAAATATTGCATACAGAAAAGCCTGCCCCAATATTAATGCTTTCAAGATCAGGCAGAATATAATTTTTCTCTTTCTGCCAGCCCAGTATGATAATCCGTTTTCTATTCTGTAAAACACCAAAGTTCCCTGCAGTGAGAGTATATAATTTCATCAGGTAGCCCTTTTTCAGAAAGAGCCTTTCCATATTCTCCAGATAGGCGCCTTTTTTTGCAGATTTCAGTCCAAGTACATTTTCAAAAACAAAAAGTTTGGGTTTGTATTTTTCAAGGTACTTTGCATACTGAACATAAAAATGATTGCGGGGATCGCTCCTCATGCCGTCTTCTGATCTGGCCCTGCCAACCAGGGAATAGGCCTGGCAGGGGGGACCTCCTATTATAATATCAATTTTCTCGTTACCAAGTAATCTGTCAATCTCCCCGAAAACCGAGTCGTTTTCCTCGCCTATCTTTTTATTGATTACTGATGCCAGTAAATCTTCCGGCAGATAAGAGTATAGTTGTTCACGCGTAATACTGCCATTAAGATAACTGCTATAAATTTCAGGTTGATTCTGGCTTCTCAGGTAATGGAATGCAAGTCTTGTTTTAAGGGTATAACAGGCGGCAGCATCAGACTCAACGTGAGCAACAGGTTCGTATCCTGCACCTATAAATCCTTCTGACAGTCCACCAGCACCGGCAAACAGATCAATGTATCTTACTGACGAGTTCATTTAATGTTTTATCTCTGTTATACTTCCTTAATTCACACTCAAAAATAATTAAAACATTCCAGCCTAATTGCTGCAAGACCTGAAAGTTATGAGCATCAGACACCTTATTATACTCAATTTTATCAACCCACCATTCAGTCCTTGTTTTAGGTATAACAAAATACCTGCAGCCTTCGTGACCATGCCAGAAACAACCGTTAACAAAAATGACAGTTCTGTACTTTGGCAACACTATATCCGGTTTCCCCGCCAATTTTTTATCATGAAGCCTGAACCTGAAACCCTGTGAAAACAGAAACTTACGTACCAGTATTTCGGGTTTAGTGTTCTTACCCCTGATCTGGCTCATATTGTAGCTACGGGTCTTTTTATCGTGGACATCAACCATAAGACAAAGATACAGGAGAACGATTTTGAATATAATACATGCCTTGGTAAAATAATATTCAGGCATACCTCTGTGGATTGAATGATATCCTGGCCACCCTGCAGCTGAAAGAACTCACCCCTACCGCAGGTAAGGAGTTTAAAAGGCTTACAGAAGCTCAGCTTATTGTTATTGATGATGTTATGACTCTGCCTCTTGGAAGGGAAGATGGCAACCGGTTCTTTGTCTTCTTAAATCAGATCTACGAGACCACCTCTTTCATAATCACAACCAACAAATCACCGGCAGAGTGGGCCAGATCAGTCGACGATGAGACCCTGGCTACTGCTCTGCTTGACCGTTTGCTCTGTAAGTGCCAGTTAATCCAACTCCAGGGCAAGAGTTACAGAATGCAAAACAGACAGACAATTTTTTAAAACTTGATGAAAGCTTACGAGAAATTAGGCATATTTTTACACCAGAGTCACTGCAGTATTGTTCCCGAAAACACTGCACTCTTGTTCCCTAATTTACTGCACTTCATTTTCCCGAAATCACTGTATTTCTTTTTCCTGTTTACACGCAATGCGGAGAAGCCAATAATCTATACCGACCTGTTATGTGCAGGCATTATTATAATAATTCTTATTAGTACGTTCACTCGGACAACTTTAGACCAGATCCATTGGAAATTTGAAATATATTATTTAATCCTGAGGCTGCATTCATATTTGTAATAGCCTCAGAAGCAGTTTTATTTTTATAAAAAACTTGATGATAAAAAGTTACAAAGGCGATTAATGAATCAGACCAATCGACTGAAGTAGAAGGGCCAACCAGACATACATATTTATTGTCAGATAAATCACCTTGAATTTTATTTGCATTAATTCCTTCACAAGTTGAAAAGCACAAATTTAAGACACTTACATTAAATTTAGGTTTTGAAGGTATAGGCTTTATGAACCCTATTTCAACATTTATTTTGTCAATATATTGTCTCATTCGATCCCAGTCGATAAATGTATTATCGGTTAAAATTATACCGTCTCTATTTCCATGAGCTGAAATGTGGATAAAAGGAGCAATTAAGCCTCTCAACCGATTAAAGCTAATATCATCAGATATAATTCTAAAACACTCCTCAAGTGTTTCAATTGTAACCACTTGATAATAAATATTTTGAATTTGGGCCAAATCTAATGAAGCAGACAATGCCCTACCTTCAGTACGATTGTCCAGAATATCCGAATCTCTCTGGGATTCGATGATATAGATTTTACAATGATCTTTTAAACCAGACATAAATCTTCATTTGATATAAGTATTCTTCTCTTAAACATTTCCCATAGTTACTGTTTTACTTGCAAAGAACGTTAGACGGCTTGTACAGTTGGCGCTGCTTCGCAGTGGCGCGTTGTGCCCAGTACCGATTGTAAGAAGGTCGGGGTGTTTTTGCACTCGTGGTGCGATGTGGGATTTTGATGTTGTTTTGTTTATTGTCGCGATGGCAAAAACCCCCGATAAACCGGGGCAGGCTGTGACACCAGGAGGGAGACCCCTGACGGTACCCGTCAGGGGCAGGCCGTACTGCCGACCACTTAACAGTCCCCTTTAGCCAGAAAGCTCTCGTGGTGCGGAGCGCCAACTGAGGTCACTGTTTTCTCTTTATCTATCGTATTGGCTTTTATTCGCGACCGAGCTCAACGAGCCCGTTAGCGGGGGAGTTAATTGCATATACCTACCTGTTATGCGGTCGTGCTTCTCTTCAATAATCGAACGACTTCTTCTAGTAAGACATCCATTTCTTTTCGGAAGTCAATCTGGGTAAGATTTGGTAATGTCTCAGAAGGTCTAATTGTTTGGTGGAGATAACCATCGGCAATGTTTCTAAGTGTCCTATTCAAGTTTTGCATTAATTTCTTAAAGCTTGTGTTCTTTTGCATTTCCCCATAGTTGTTAGCAACCTCGTCAAATGTATTAAGTCCAAAAATTGGTGGTACATGATTAATTATTGTTCTGCCAATCATGCCAACTGTTAAATAATTTCCACTTATAAAATTGTCATTCAGCTCTTCACAAAGTTTTATTAATCTTGTGAGATCAAATTTATGATGCGAAATAGTCTTAAGTTCATCTATCCTTTTTATATTGATGAAATCATCTTTTTTAATTTGAATTTTGGTTTGATTTGATTTGGACTTTTCTCCGTATGCATAATCGCCTATAAATTGTTCAGTAACTTCCTTCCCAATCATCTTGAGAGTTTTTACTGGCAAATAATAGCTATTAAGTGTTTTGACTCGATGGTTTTCATTGTTCATGTAAAAAACAATACTTTTCTCTCTAGAATCATTGTTACTATCATCATGACAAAAAATTCGAAATATTGAAATGTCCTCAAAATAAAATGTTTTACCAGAAATGGTTAAGGAAGGATCCCCCATAAGGTAGGCATTCACAACTTTGGGCATTTTTTCTTCGGATATCCCTAGAATGTTAAATTTCCGAGTTGAATCTTGTACAAATATGTTATAGTACATACAAAAATAAATTCCTAATGACTTGAATTATTAGCATTAGTTTTAGCATGCTGTCTAATGGATGGGTATATGAAACTTTTGGCATTTTAAAGCGATTTCCTATCAAATCGTTGTGATGTTCATTAATGTACCGCCCTTAAAATTAGCACTTCCCGCCAAATGTTTTATATACCTTGTTACCGTCTGGTTCTGTCATACATTCGCGTTGGTCATTGCTATTATATGATTTTCTTCAACAACTAAGTTTTTTATGTTGTCCTAATTTCTATAGGGATTTCGATAAGATTTTTAACAGCTGTATATAATGGAACATCTTGAGCCGGGGTGTCAAGGGAGATAATTAACGAATAGCGTGTTCTGTTTTCAACCTTCCCTAAATGTTTTCTTTCACGCCACCAGCCAATAACAGGATAAACTGCAATGTGGTTACAGGTTGCTAATTCCGCTGCTGTCAATTCAATAAAATCTGAATGAATAGATCCATTACTGCGATTATCCTTTCCGATTACCCATCGACTGCTTCCTGAATAGGTGCTTATTTCTTCGTTTTCTTCTCTTGCGGCAATATTTATTCGCTTTCTAAAGAGCTCTTCAGTTTCATCCGAATTGTTTATATCAAAACGTAAACCATGTGACTGGTAACGGTATTTATCTTTCCACCCTATTTCACCAGCACCTGGCTCTATAAAATAAGATAGTGTAATTCGCAATTTTACAGGTATTTGGTCCATCCCCAATAATAAGTCGCCTGGCCATGGAAGATTGAAAAAGTGTATTTCGTTTGTTTCTGCTTGACTGCTACTTCCTGCTTTGTAATTAAAAGGCTGAATGTTTTCCTGAGCAATAAAAGTCAATGCACTTTCCTGACTGTATAAAGCACGGTCTATTTGCGGGATCCCAAAACCAAAAACCTTCAATAAGTTTCTAAAACTGGTCCTGTTGCCTGGCTGTACATTCATTTGATTAAACATTGCGTGATTCCAATGTGCTGAATGAACCATTAAGCCTCGAATGGTCTCTGCCCATGCATCAGGATATTCAAAAGCAATTTTTGCAGCGAACCACGAAGCCTGAGCCGCTGCCGCACTTGTAGCATTAATTGTGTCAAAGGGTTTAATGTTGAATGATTTTGAAGTAGACAACAATTCTAAATCTTCGTGTGGAGTGACAATATCATCAGGAGCTTTTAGCAAATTACCACCTTCAAATACGACATCGGGTTTTATTGGCCACTTTTTCTCCCAGACTAAAGATGTTGAACTGTATGGAGATAGTTCACCTTCGTCACTAACGGGTGTATATTCCCGATAGTTATCATCATATACCTTAGTTTTTTCAGTGTATGCTCCGGCGACTATTGCATTCCACGATTGAGCCGGGTTTTGAACAGAAGAAGTAAAGTTTGAATCAGGATAATTTCGCCATGATTCTTCATTACTAATATTACCTGCAGAAATTATTATCAGTCGCTGATTTTCACCTTCACCAAATGCTAAATTATCCATTGCCCCTGACCATGAAGAAGGTCGTCCTTTGTCAGAATCTTCTGTGGATGTTACTGACATACAATATACCAAAACCATATTGGGATTCTGAATTTCAGCCCTTGCAATTCCTTGTGCAGTAACATCACCCCAAAGTTCCTTTGGTGTTTCTTCCTGATTAGGACGTGGTAAAATTTTCACGGAACACAGTCTGTGTGTAAGTGAAATAATATTTCCAGATATTAAAGCTTCTTCAAGTTTCCCATACCCCGCTATTCCTGCCATTAAAGTGCCATGTCCTCCTCTCAAAGGTGAATGGTCATTTGTTCCCCAGGCATTATCGACTGTTAAAGTGTTTGCATCGTCAATTAAAGGCTGTAACAGTTGATGGCCATTATTTACCCCACTATCCAACAAGCATACTTTAACGTTTGAATCAACTAATTCAATTCGTTGTAGTAAATTTTCGACCCAGTTTTGTTGTTCTTTGGAACTTTCGTTCACCCAAAATCCTGCAGGTTCTTGTCCAGCCCTGAACTCTGCAAGCAAATCGCTTTGCAGCATTAGTTCAATAAGGCTTTGCCGGTTTGCATTTATAAGTAAAACAGCTCTTTCAGGAAAAATAATACTGTTATGCTTAACCTCAATGCCAATCGTTTCAAGTGTTGTAAGAAATTGTGCAATTTGTTTTTGTTCCAGGTTTTCTTTTGTATTTACGTTCAACCAGACCTCACACCATTTTGTGTTTTCTGTAGGAATCATTTGCAAGTTATCTGTCCACAAACCTTCTAACAGAGCAACACTTACATCTTCAATGCTATTGACTAAATCAGCATTTGAAGGAGTTATTTTTATTTCTGTATTTGGAAATAGTCTTTGAATCTCACTTCTGAAAAAATCTTCTTGTTCAACAGGCAAATTAATAGAAGCCTTTGTTCTATTCACATTATTAATTATAACATCTTTTATTTTTTTTAGTCGAATATTATTCCCAAGTTGATTAATTACTCCAGCAACAGCATCGTGGTCTACCTCATTCAAAAAAGTAATTGTCGTAATATTTTTTGTACGATATGAATTTATTTTACTTATAAACAATCCCTCTTTCCCGATAGGGACATATACTGTTGCCCTTATCTGTGTGTGATTTTCTCCAACAGGAATTTCTTTAATATTCAGTAAGCGAATACCTTTTCCAAGATCTTCCAGACTTTTAGTAATTAAATCATGGTCGGCTGCACTGGTGAAAGAAATATAAGTTCCTTCTCTTGTGGCAATTTGTTCTGCCTCACGTTGTTTTTGCATCAGTGCTTTAGCCTGCCAAATAGCATCAAACTGCTTTAACAGTTTTTGGCTTTGTGATACCCGGTCACGAACAGGAATACGTGACTGGCCACCCCTTGATGATGGAGTTTTGTATTTTTCACGGTTTACATTTCCTGTAATAAAAATGTGTTTATATGATTCTGCCATTTACTAAAATTATTTATGATATGCTGCATTACGGTCTTTGATAGCTTTTAAAATTAGTTGATTGCTCATTTGCAGCTTTTCATTTAAGACCGTTTCTTTAATGGCATCAATACACGCAAGCGATATCTCGGCATGGCTTAATCCGTTTATATTTGAAAGAAGCTCAGTAAATTTTAGTTTTTTCGAAAATTGCGATAGTCTGGTTTTTAACAAAGCTAGTTTTTCATCCCCATTGGGCAGGTGATAAAGGATTACATCATCAAACCTCCGGAAAAGAGCTTGGTCTAACAAAGCTTTGTTGTTGGTAATTGCAATAATCAGACTGTCGGAATTATCCCGTTCAATAAATTGCAGGAAAGAATTTAAAACCCTGCGCATTTCACCAACATCATTATCCCTGCTTCGTTCCCCACCGATGGCATCAAACTCATCAAACAGGTACACGCCCTGTCGTTGCTCAATTAAATCGAACACCTGACGAAGTTTGGCACTGGTTTCACCCATATACTTTGTAACCATCTTATCCATTAGGATGGTGCATAAAGGCAGGTTCAATTCGTTGGCCAAAATGGAAGCCGTTAAGGTTTTTCCTGTTCCCGGAGGGCCTGAGAGCAAAATCTTTCTGCGGTTTTCCAAATCATGTTTGCGGAGCTTGTCACGTTGTACAAATTCTGTAACAATCCTAACGATCTTGGATTTTATATCTTCCGATGCAATGATATCCGATAAATTAACGGCAGGAACATTTTCCAGTATCAATCCCTGTAATTCGGGAGTAAAAATTTTGGTTTTATGTTTTGTTTCCTTTGCCTTGTCAATGATGGTCTTAATCTCGTTGGCAACAAGTATATGCCCCAGTTTGGCTTCATGCGCAGCTATTTGCAAAGCAGTTGTAGTAAACCTTTCAGGCTCATTGCTGTAATGCGATTTAATCAATGATATGATATAGTCTGCCTTTGCCATAATGCAAATTTATCATTTTTTGATGGTAGTTCACTTTTTATTTTCGAACTGTAGTGATTCTTCACTTGGCTGTAATACATTTATGCGTGCATTAAAATTATATTATATTTACCGGCAAGGCGTTATTTGTGTTCTAGAGGCTACAGTCCGTTCTTAGGTATTACTTAATGCACAGCCCCGTCAGTCCCAGTGGCAACCTCCTTACCAGCATCAT
Encoded proteins:
- a CDS encoding NERD domain-containing protein — its product is MVKLLPPYIDKSCKSAGEKILFDIFKNSQFTADWIILHSLNLSQHTVRLYGEIDFLIMIPQGGIFIMEVKGGDVKCIDGVWHYTNRYNAANTSNVGPFNQARDAMFSLRSAIGKEFGKGHRFTKILYGFLCAFPHISFNKHSIEYEQWQILDKDSINKGLENFFQNLTIQITNKHKNQKWFSEEESLPDANDLNLLCDFLRGDFERVRTVKERLAEFDKEVKKYTEEQYRILDSIQLNERSVIQGSAGTGKTMIAIESAIRAAAEGKTVFLTCFNRLIGEWMQKQIEEWNDRITVSSLHSFLFEQSKGFDYDKTQSSRQDFYRKYLPLLLKDIYQKGISKKFDKLIVDEGQDLIREDYLSLFDSMVSGGLSNGSWEIYGDFERQAIYAQVSKTEMVNLLKEYGQHTNFLLKINCRNTKQVGEETSLMSGFEMPPFLLEHLEGIPVEYFFYTDEAHQKSLLAEQLQKLKKNRLPNSESVIISPRKFESSCVDSVPGFTIREIKNNREISPEQPFYGFATVQSYKGMESNYVLITDIEDLSSEIARSLLYIAMSRARYGLILFISEAMRNEYREILKRKLS
- a CDS encoding DrmE family protein; the encoded protein is MDDDLIQKLKYSFIGQNEAFSLPLSLIDSLKLISRFFACNTKNKLCLVFPSKENVAQWLTLPYVLFQIESDYKQFKNEIAEALETYKKGDWIILNNDAVVEWIGKKHEGFVFRHKEYNEVDTITVDIKNISKIQPAPPNRKALSSYKRVIEALNNTNRKPIDEILGIKSYDNKLFQKNSICLVSKIISFENSISNISLNGSYIEEYFKYSKIDESGEVDFTNTLLISSNLSNLSLYLTHSKTISKIIIDGFNSIYERGTDFSDIDAKNIHTILITDLSEIEKFESIGKFGFEFFNFTKEKLHLEQITKLSPFYSFEKKIDKYLAFNVVKEICIDEDLEAITQKIHSIEKDDSNSDLSILKVSLIQITNHISRISHILSEVEISVLKDKINKIESSFYDCRIWLGDSQNLIEESISLLKSVAERFAVSPSEKCIRLKTLLNSKHYEYIICSTEEEAKTLASSFTDNSCKPKIISVADVNDKLLSGRPQIALLTGWPKYTNVNRIISSFLFSELTVLFYQFENKYYNSLQRRNRRYCENIKTTININGIRSEPGSKTRNGFDDLYNGDEVVKAGYEISFDVSDFELKLDSALYSKYSAKGSLLDSIKAKRIVFEGAFFIYSTESHRFLVINELLEKQGKKADISRRKVESLKPGDIIAFISTDRDILVELVEKSTNRQNLAAVKKWTDLWKNLLKEYVAREENDFKKLVDELRNNDCKKHEVTIRTWLQDENRIGPNDDSDLISIAIVTNSQELLDNISKVRDSIRKMVGWRMKASDYISNQIKSQIHNIIDESLINSKVEIEGLGSVTILKVGSISNNWEEIDIRFVNRLIEKETI
- a CDS encoding DNA cytosine methyltransferase, with translation MNSSVRYIDLFAGAGGLSEGFIGAGYEPVAHVESDAAACYTLKTRLAFHYLRSQNQPEIYSSYLNGSITREQLYSYLPEDLLASVINKKIGEENDSVFGEIDRLLGNEKIDIIIGGPPCQAYSLVGRARSEDGMRSDPRNHFYVQYAKYLEKYKPKLFVFENVLGLKSAKKGAYLENMERLFLKKGYLMKLYTLTAGNFGVLQNRKRIIILGWQKEKNYILPDLESINIGAGFSVCNIFSDLPEISAGQDYDKGIEYKTGTNEYLSAMMIRNGKDILTQHITRPHTEQDKQIYRFAVNKWNEGRERLDYNDLPDDLKSHKNRHSFVDRFKVVARELSRSQTVVAHISKDGHYYIHPDINQNRSISVREAARLQSFPDSYYFEGVKEGHNRTAAFRQIGNAVPPLMAGKIATSLKYLLSKS
- the vsr gene encoding DNA mismatch endonuclease Vsr; the encoded protein is MVDVHDKKTRSYNMSQIRGKNTKPEILVRKFLFSQGFRFRLHDKKLAGKPDIVLPKYRTVIFVNGCFWHGHEGCRYFVIPKTRTEWWVDKIEYNKVSDAHNFQVLQQLGWNVLIIFECELRKYNRDKTLNELVSKIH
- a CDS encoding ATP-binding protein, translated to MQAYLCGLNDILATLQLKELTPTAGKEFKRLTEAQLIVIDDVMTLPLGREDGNRFFVFLNQIYETTSFIITTNKSPAEWARSVDDETLATALLDRLLCKCQLIQLQGKSYRMQNRQTIF